A part of Danaus plexippus chromosome 27, MEX_DaPlex, whole genome shotgun sequence genomic DNA contains:
- the LOC116775766 gene encoding pro-resilin-like, whose product MQFVLFLVGAAAFVSAESPISKSYLPPPPPSDVISFSRAASSGQDFRRIQELGDTSSGLRHADNNFERISSRGQGVGDDATGRRPSQEPADPAKYMFGYSVNELEGADFGHREERLEERSQGQYRVMLPVGRGQAVDDGAEGRGFQPQVAYRSSGASAGGSGYDSSHKEYNQGGREGRGGRSGY is encoded by the exons ATGCAG TTCGTGTTGTTCCTCGTCGGTGCCGCGGCGTTTGTTTCAGCGGAGTCTCCAATATCGAAGAG CTATCTTCCTCCGCCTCCTCCGAGTGACGTCATCAGCTTCTCTCGAGCAGCTTCATCGGGCCAGGACTTCCGAAGAATTCAGGAGCTAGGAGACACGAGCTCGGGTCTAAGACACGCAGACAACAACTTTGAAAG GATCAGTTCTAGGGGTCAGGGTGTGGGAGACGACGCTACGGGAAGGAGGCCCTCACAGGAACCAGCg GATCCGGCCAAGTATATGTTCGGTTACTCGGTTAACGAGCTAGAGGGAGCAGACTTCGGTCACAGAGAGGAGAGGCTCGAGGAGAGGAGCCAGGGTCAGTACCGCGTGATGCTTCCAGTCGGCAGAGGACAG GCAGTGGACGACGGAGCTGAAGGTCGCGGGTTCCAACCCCAGGTGGCCTACAGGAGCTCTGGCGCCTCGGCTGGGGGCTCTGGCTATGACTCCTCACACAAGGAATACAACCAGGGCGGCCGAGAGGGGCGAGGGGGGCGCTCAGGATACTAA
- the LOC116775659 gene encoding uncharacterized protein LOC116775659: MKVFAFLFVVASVSAKGSGPYLPSGWKPEGPAFYLPTEVVKPVASKPISDLILDLSEASGSVALQEYGLPAVSQNVEQKPSDIPSQELTGSEAASSNSLSEYGPPVLSEILNQGLPDAVTEQNFYVELNLANPEATSAVSVDQDVVKESVEQTTAANIELSTDEEKEVTVSENAGAEDGVSVYSESLGNVVSEGNVESTELPALSEVTEHPDLPEPSTQTPASVGQEVTDAVLEAEPVVLNIPDIIGSLENGVVSQQVEVSASLNEGNSYVAESGSLEQVPEGFLEYGPPGFTEYGPPQGELVGSLNSLQAVDSNAVRRRRFSPKFRFSKKN; encoded by the exons ATGaag GTCTTTGCTTTTCTTTTCGTCGTTGCCTCTGTATCTGCTAAGGGTTCAGGACCCTACCTTCCCAGTGGCTGGAAACCCGAAGGTCCCGCCTTCTATCTTCCCACTGAAGTCGtg aaaCCTGTGGCCTCTAAACCAATTTCCGATTTGATTCTGGATCTGTCTGAGGCCTCCGGATCTGTCGCTCTTCAGGAGTACGGTCTACCAGCGGTGTCGCAAAACGTAGAACAGAAGCCTTCAGACATTCCCTCCCAAGAACTGACCGGTTCTGAAGCTGCCAGTTCTAATTCCCTCAGCGAGTACGGTCCGCCAGTGCTGTCTGAGATCCTCAACCAAGGACTCCCCGATGCAGTCACCGAACAGAACTTTTACGTTGAACTCAACCTTGCTAATCCTGAAG cCACCTCAGCAGTGTCAGTAGATCAAGATGTTGTCAAAGAATCGGTAGAGCAAACAACAGCTGCAAATATTGAATTGTCCACTGATGAAGAAAAAGAAGTCACCGTATCAGAGAACGCCGGTGCTGAGGATGGAGTGAGCGTATATAGTGAATCACTTGGGAATGTGGTATCTGAAGGAAATGTCGAGTCAACTGAGCTACCTGCACTTTCTGAGGTTACTGAGCATCCTGATCTACCTGAGCCTTCCACTCAGACACCTGCATCAGTTGGTCAAGAAGTTACAGACGCCGTTCTTGAAGCAGAGCcagtagttttaaatattccagATATCATTGGCAGTTTGGAAAATGGAGTCGTATCCCAGCAG GTGGAAGTCAGCGCATCCCTGAATGAAGGAAATTCTTATGTAGCCGAGTCTGG ATCTCTGGAGCAGGTTCCGGAAGGTTTCCTTGAGTACGGGCCACCTGGTTTCACTGAGTACGGGCCTCCTCAGGGCGAACTCGTG GGTAGCTTGAACAGCCTGCAGGCCGTCGATAGCAACGCGGTCAGGAGACGTCGTTTCTCACCTAAATTCAG ATTCTCAAAGAAAAATTGA
- the LOC133319735 gene encoding pro-resilin-like isoform X1 — protein sequence MQFVLFLVGAAAFVSAESPISKSYLPPPPPSDVISFSRAASSGQDFRRVQELGDTSSGLRHGDNNLERISSRGQGVGDDATGRRPSQEPADPAKYMFGYSVNELEGADFGHREERLEERSQGQYRVMLPVGRGQAVDDGAEGRGFQPQVAYRSSGASAGGSGYDSSHKEYNQGGREGRGGRSGY from the exons ATGCAG TTCGTGTTGTTCCTCGTCGGTGCCGCGGCGTTTGTTTCAGCGGAGTCTCCAATATCGAAGAG CTATCTTCCTCCGCCTCCTCCAAGTGACGTCATCAGCTTCTCTAGAGCAGCTTCATCGGGCCAGGACTTCCGAAGAGTTCAGGAGCTAGGAGACACGAGCTCGGGTCTAAGACACGGAGACAACAACCTTGAAAG GATCAGTTCTAGGGGTCAGGGTGTCGGAGACGACGCTACGGGAAGGAGGCCCTCACAGGAACCAGCg GATCCGGCCAAGTATATGTTCGGTTACTCGGTTAACGAGCTGGAGGGAGCAGACTTCGGTCACAGAGAGGAGAGGCTCGAGGAGAGGAGCCAGGGTCAGTACCGCGTGATGCTTCCAGTCGGCAGGGGACAG GCAGTGGACGATGGAGCTGAAGGTCGCGGGTTCCAACCCCAGGTGGCCTACAGGAGCTCGGGCGCCTCGGCTGGGGGCTCTGGCTATGACTCCTCACACAAGGAATACAACCAGGGCGGCCGAGAGGGGCGAGGGGGGCGCTCAGGATACTGA
- the LOC133319735 gene encoding pro-resilin-like isoform X2, translating to MQFVLFLVGAAAFVSAESPISKSYLPPPPPSDVISFSRAASSGQDFRRVQELGDTSSGLRHGDNNLESSRGQGVGDDATGRRPSQEPADPAKYMFGYSVNELEGADFGHREERLEERSQGQYRVMLPVGRGQAVDDGAEGRGFQPQVAYRSSGASAGGSGYDSSHKEYNQGGREGRGGRSGY from the exons ATGCAG TTCGTGTTGTTCCTCGTCGGTGCCGCGGCGTTTGTTTCAGCGGAGTCTCCAATATCGAAGAG CTATCTTCCTCCGCCTCCTCCAAGTGACGTCATCAGCTTCTCTAGAGCAGCTTCATCGGGCCAGGACTTCCGAAGAGTTCAGGAGCTAGGAGACACGAGCTCGGGTCTAAGACACGGAGACAACAACCTTGAAAG TTCTAGGGGTCAGGGTGTCGGAGACGACGCTACGGGAAGGAGGCCCTCACAGGAACCAGCg GATCCGGCCAAGTATATGTTCGGTTACTCGGTTAACGAGCTGGAGGGAGCAGACTTCGGTCACAGAGAGGAGAGGCTCGAGGAGAGGAGCCAGGGTCAGTACCGCGTGATGCTTCCAGTCGGCAGGGGACAG GCAGTGGACGATGGAGCTGAAGGTCGCGGGTTCCAACCCCAGGTGGCCTACAGGAGCTCGGGCGCCTCGGCTGGGGGCTCTGGCTATGACTCCTCACACAAGGAATACAACCAGGGCGGCCGAGAGGGGCGAGGGGGGCGCTCAGGATACTGA